The following are encoded together in the Oreochromis aureus strain Israel breed Guangdong linkage group 18, ZZ_aureus, whole genome shotgun sequence genome:
- the LOC116335266 gene encoding protocadherin-8, producing the protein MGETGWNGLLVLVCASLISLAAVTHGKTVKYQTFEEDAPGTVIGNLAKDTSSSASSSRNSFRMMKQFNSSFIRLRESDGQLTIGERIDRERICKHTLHCLIAFDVVSFSKEQFKLIHVEVEVKDINDNSPEFPRKESSLEISENTAVGTRIPLDFAVDEDVGTNYIQSYQISVNSHFSIDVLSRADGVKYAELVLMKELDRETQASYALELVAMDGGNPSRSGTTRINIKVKDYNDNSPVFDRSSFSVDLPEDAPVGTLLLDLNAEDPDEGLNGEVVYGFGHQVPPEIRQLFRVDRKSGRLTLESPVDFESKTTYEFDVQATDLGPNPSPAICKIVVQVQDVNDNAPEISITPMTSITAGIAYITEAAARESFVALVSTSDRDSGANGQVHCTLYGHDHFRLQQAYEDSFMIVSTSPLDREKIPEYNLTVVAEDLGSPPFRTITQYTIRLTDENDNAPVFSKPVYEVSVVENNAPGAYITTVVARDVDMGSNGKVTYKLADTYFMGSPISTFVSLDPASGSLYALRSFNYEVMKQLELRITASDAGSPPLSGSASVYVRIVDQNDNAPYITQPALNNGSAEVLLPRDSPSGYVITRVEARDADEGVNAELSYGLATGEPSVFSVNKATGEIYLNQVLSHDVDETLSVTVTVSDNGRPALTSTATLHFLIIAGSPPSDRTVYQPGGGEEVHAQWDLSVVIIVVLAGSCTLLLLAIILIATTCNRRKRDKSGDDSDSYGEKGTLERGRSHVVDNPLLPLHGAGGEAGFDGQSYSSQPGAFTSAHPGGSDMCSASEDGSEVPCVYDSDNNSKLRGNKHEGYSTLPGYGNGKEAVRPITIWKGNSYTTISARDPAFSGKDSGKGDSDFNDSDSDVSGDTGLKKEGAAVPPMGGQNALWACTNECKVLGHSDRCWSPSAVRANAAPSPAPTLSSFSSLSKTASLPRDPHRRDNYYQAHIPKTVGLQSVYEKVLHREYDYVLVTPPRPVRVQEISDISIPVYTPTPTHCPNNDD; encoded by the exons ATGGGAGAAACAGGGTGGAACGGGCTGTTGGTGCTAGTGTGCGCCTCTTTGATAAGCCTGGCTGCTGTGACACACGGAAAGACGGTGAAATATCAGACATTTGAGGAAGACGCACCGGGGACGGTGATTGGAAACTTAGCCAAGGACACTTCTTCCTCTGCCTCTTCTTCGAGGAACAGTTTCAGGATGATGAAACAGTTCAACTCATCTTTCATCCGTCTGAGAGAGAGCGACGGGCAGCTGACCATAGGAGAGAGGATAGACAGAGAACGGATCTGCAAACACACCCTGCACTGCCTCATCGCTTTCGACGTGGTCAGCTTCTCCAAAGAGCAGTTCAAGCTCATTCACGTTGAGGTGGAGGTCAAGGACATCAACGACAACTCTCCCGAGTTTCCCCGGAAAGAGTCGAGTCTGGAGATCTCCGAGAACACAGCGGTGGGCACCCGGATCCCCCTGGACTTTGCCGTGGATGAGGATGTTGGGACAAACTACATCCAAAGCTACCAGATTTCTGTTAACAGCCACTTTTCGATCGACGTGCTTAGCAGGGCCGACGGGGTTAAATATGCGGAGCTGGTGCTCATGAAGGAGCTGGACCGGGAGACGCAGGCTTCTTACGCGCTGGAGCTGGTCGCCATGGACGGCGGCAACCCGTCCCGCAGCGGAACGACGCGCATAAACATCAAGGTGAAAGACTACAACGACAATAGCCCGGTGTTCGACAGGAGCAGCTTCTCCGTGGACCTGCCCGAGGACGCGCCGGTGGGCACCCTCTTGCTGGACCTGAACGCCGAGGACCCGGACGAAGGGCTGAATGGTGAGGTGGTGTACGGGTTCGGTCACCAGGTGCCCCCGGAAATACGACAACTCTTCAGAGTGGACAGAAAAAGCGGGCGGCTCACTCTGGAGAGCCCGGTTGACTTTGAAAGTAAGACCACGTACGAGTTTGACGTCCAGGCCACTGACCTGGGTCCGAACCCGAGCCCGGCCATCTGCAAAATTGTCGTGCAGGTGCAGGACGTTAACGACAATGCGCCGGAGATCTCAATCACCCCGATGACGTCCATCACGGCGGGAATAGCGTACATAACCGAGGCGGCAGCCAGAGAGAGTTTCGTGGCTCTGGTCAGCACCTCGGACAGAGACTCGGGCGCTAACGGGCAGGTGCACTGTACGCTGTACGGACACGATCACTTCCGACTGCAGCAGGCGTACGAGGACAGCTTCATGATTGTGAGCACCAGCCCGCTGGACCGGGAGAAAATCCCCGAGTATAACCTCACAGTGGTGGCGGAGGATTTGGGCTCCCCTCCCTTCAGGACCATCACTCAGTACACCATCAGACTGACGGATGAGAACGACAACGCGCCGGTGTTCAGCAAGCCTGTGTACGAAGTGTCCGTGGTGGAGAACAACGCGCCCGGCGCGTACATCACCACAGTAGTGGCGCGGGACGTGGACATGGGGTCAAATGGGAAGGTCACTTATAAACTGGCGGACACTTATTTCATGGGCTCCCCCATTTCCACCTTTGTGTCTCTGGACCCTGCCAGCGGTTCGCTTTACGCGCTCCGGAGCTTCAACTATGAAGTTATGAAGCAGCTGGAGCTCCGAATCACGGCCAGTGACGCCGGCTCCCCGCCGCTGTCCGGCAGCGCGAGCGTGTACGTTAGGATAGTGGACCAGAACGATAACGCGCCGTACATCACTCAGCCGGCGCTCAACAACGGCTCCGCTGAAGTCCTCCTGCCCCGGGACTCACCGAGCGGCTACGTCATCACCCGCGTGGAGGCTCGGGACGCAGACGAGGGCGTGAACGCGGAGCTGTCCTACGGGCTGGCCACCGGCGAGCCCTCCGTGTTCTCCGTTAACAAAGCCACCGGGGAGATCTACCTGAACCAGGTGCTGAGCCATGACGTGGACGAAACCCTGAGCGTGACCGTCACGGTGAGTGACAACGGGAGACCCGCACTCACCTCCACAGCCACGCTCCACTTCCTCATCATCGCGGGCTCCCCGCCGAGCGACAGAACCGTGTACCAGCCGGGCGGCGGGGAGGAGGTGCACGCGCAGTGGGACCTGTCGGTGGTGATTATCGTTGTCCTCGCGGGGAGCTGCACTCTCCTGCTGCTCGCCATCATCCTCATCGCCACCACCTGCAACCGGCGCAAGCGGGACAAGAGCGGAGATGACAGCGACTCGTACGGGGAGAAGGGCACTCTGGAGCGGGGTAGGAGCCACGTGGTGGACAACCCGCTCCTGCCTCTCCACGGAGCCGGGGGAGAGGCGGGTTTTGACGGACAGTCGTACAGCAGCCAGCCAGGGGCATTCACCTCGGCTCACCCTGGGGGCAGCGACATGTGCTCGGCCTCGGAGGACGGCAGCGAAGTGCCCTGCGTGTATGACTCAGACAACAACAGCAAGCTCCGGGGGAATAAACACGAG GGCTACTCTACTCTGCCCGGGTATGGGAATGGCAAAGAGGCGGTGAGGCCCATCACCATCTGGAAGGGCAACTCTTACACCACCATCTCTGCCAGGGACCCAGCCTTCAGTGGCAAAGACAGTGGCAAAGGGGACAGTGACTTcaatgacagtgacagtgatgtGAGTGGAGACACTGGCCTGAAGAAAGAAGGGGCAGCAGTTCCTCCCATGGGTGGCCAAAATG CTCTGTGGGCTTGCACCAATGAGTGTAAGGTCCTGGGTCACTCAGATCGCTGCTGGAGCCCATCAGCAGTGAGAGCCAACGCAGCCCCATCTCCGGCCCCGACCCTCTCTTCCTTCAGCAGTCTCTCCAAAACGGCCTCTCTGCCCCGGGATCCTCACCGCAGGGACAACTACTACCAGGCCCACATCCCCAAAACTGTGGGTCTGCAGAGCGTGTACGAGAAGGTGCTGCACAGGGAGTACGACTACGTTCTGGTCACTCCACCCAGACCTGTGAGGGTGCAGGAGATCAGCGATATAAGCATCCCCGTTTACACCCCGACCCCAACACACTGTCCCAACAATGATGACTAA